From a single Anaerolineales bacterium genomic region:
- a CDS encoding adenylate/guanylate cyclase domain-containing protein, with translation MDPFSAYIPIDRRHALASGQVLPEAVRGAVLVTDISGFTKLTEALMTALGFQRGAEELGRHLNNLYGVLIEKIHRYHGSVVLSGGDSLLSWFDGDEKTASHRAVSAAFAMQNTMKGFSVVSLPNGGTAELAIKSAAACGMARRFLVGDPDVQVFDVLAGSLLDKVDAAETLAHRGEIVVTAETAQMLGNEADVLEQRQAGDGSTISVIGRLNRMSNPQPWDAALVPGADQVRPWLHPLVYKYISDGQEQFLSQLRPSVSMFMHFDGIDYDADLQAGKKLNALIQLVQKNATRYGGTLIDITTGDKGSYFYIAVGALYAHEDDPARGVALAHTLLEIPAELDHVKNIQIGVSRGTIWSGSVGNDEWRKFSVIGNEVNVAARLMQIAAPGTMLVTQRIADATRSSYQWKPVDEVSIKGLSKPVTIFETIDTKNASRTDKLFSASKIIGREAERALLKDMLQQIDANSSNVVVIEGEAGIGKSRLISDLIVHAQENAIPIVVGAGYAIEQSTPYHAWRPVFEAILGLDAADDGERRREKAREWLRAHDASLLDRAPLLSPVLSLDTQDNSLTKQMTGQVRAENTRSLLIAILRLFIGDAPKLLVLEDTHWFDSSSLALAVEATRSLTNIMVAITTRRMREDTSEYLGIILDQDQTRHILLDQMNQADIEALICQRLNVKRLPEQVMQLILSKAEGHPFFSEELASTLHESGVIRVENGECWVAPESDLRALNFPDTVQGVVRSRIDRLPPSHQLALKAASVVGRIFALRAVHEIYPLASDKPRIGTYFEYLRKLDFTPLNSEIPDLTYLFKHVITQEVAYNLMTFSQRQAFHQAVANWYEQAFADDLSPYYGVLAYHWLNAKNQHKAVEYLEKAGEQAMRNFANREAIEFFEEALRLTKSGEVQVTALQRAHWERQLAEAHYGLGELPHSLAHLKRALNILGWKTSDKGFGMIASLLGEAIKQVRFRINPKPIEDAPLPSYLDNTETARLLEGAMAFVRIGQIYFQMNQPVMLISSVLSGLNLAERSGLKSPSLVRSYASMCVVSGVLPKHDWATAYRDRSHVMGRDVNDLPALSYALAGCAIYELGAALWDDGIKSIREAIEIDARIGDMRHYDESKSILSIMLFHQGEFDYGLETIPEVLERATRRKDVIPQVWSHTLRAEIILRQSKAGTLAEAIEGYETSLKLLEQNIDLASDIRASGALALAYWRNNDPLRALDLATATAKKTSGNPTAPYAIEGYAGVAEVFLSAWELGDAKQRASAQKACKAMGKFAGVFPLGTPRLTLYQGWFHWLDGNPEKARREWEASLAEAERANMPYEQARALMYLGQYILSGDEKITALTRSLELFNRLEVQYEAERVKSLLG, from the coding sequence ATGGATCCGTTCAGCGCTTATATACCGATCGACCGCCGCCATGCCCTGGCGAGTGGACAGGTTCTGCCTGAAGCCGTACGCGGCGCTGTGTTAGTCACGGATATTTCGGGGTTCACCAAATTGACCGAAGCGCTGATGACGGCGCTTGGATTTCAGCGCGGGGCGGAGGAACTGGGGCGGCATCTAAACAACCTCTATGGCGTGTTGATCGAAAAGATACATCGTTACCACGGCAGCGTGGTGCTTAGTGGGGGGGATTCATTGCTCTCGTGGTTCGACGGCGACGAAAAGACCGCCTCGCATCGCGCTGTCAGCGCCGCATTCGCCATGCAGAATACCATGAAGGGATTTTCGGTGGTCTCCCTGCCAAACGGCGGAACCGCGGAATTGGCGATCAAGTCCGCGGCGGCATGCGGGATGGCACGCCGTTTTCTGGTAGGCGACCCGGATGTGCAGGTATTCGATGTACTGGCGGGCTCGCTACTGGACAAAGTCGACGCGGCGGAGACGCTCGCTCACAGAGGGGAGATCGTCGTCACAGCAGAGACAGCCCAAATGTTAGGTAATGAGGCGGATGTGCTTGAGCAGCGTCAGGCGGGCGATGGATCAACCATTTCGGTAATCGGCAGGCTGAACCGTATGAGCAATCCCCAGCCCTGGGATGCCGCGCTTGTGCCGGGGGCGGACCAAGTCAGACCATGGCTGCATCCGCTTGTGTATAAATACATCAGCGATGGACAAGAGCAATTCCTGTCCCAGTTACGCCCATCGGTCTCGATGTTCATGCACTTCGATGGAATTGATTATGACGCTGATCTGCAGGCGGGAAAAAAACTGAACGCCCTGATCCAGCTTGTTCAAAAGAACGCGACCCGCTACGGCGGTACATTGATCGACATCACCACCGGCGACAAGGGCAGTTATTTTTATATTGCCGTCGGCGCATTGTATGCGCATGAAGATGACCCTGCACGCGGGGTGGCATTGGCGCATACCTTGTTGGAAATCCCTGCCGAACTGGACCACGTCAAAAATATCCAGATCGGGGTCAGCCGTGGAACGATCTGGTCCGGCTCGGTTGGAAATGATGAATGGCGCAAATTCTCGGTCATCGGCAATGAGGTGAATGTTGCGGCACGCCTGATGCAGATTGCCGCGCCCGGCACAATGCTCGTCACCCAGCGTATCGCGGATGCGACCCGCAGCAGCTACCAGTGGAAACCTGTTGACGAGGTAAGCATCAAGGGTCTCTCGAAGCCTGTAACGATCTTCGAGACCATTGACACAAAAAATGCATCCCGCACCGATAAGCTTTTCTCGGCATCGAAGATCATCGGGCGGGAAGCCGAGCGCGCGCTCCTGAAGGACATGCTTCAACAGATCGATGCAAACTCCAGCAATGTGGTGGTGATCGAGGGAGAGGCGGGTATTGGAAAATCGCGCCTGATAAGCGACCTGATCGTACATGCACAGGAGAATGCCATCCCCATTGTGGTCGGCGCAGGATATGCCATCGAGCAATCCACGCCATATCATGCCTGGCGTCCCGTCTTCGAAGCCATCCTCGGGCTGGATGCGGCGGACGACGGCGAGCGCCGCCGCGAAAAAGCACGGGAGTGGTTACGGGCACATGATGCCAGCCTGCTGGATCGTGCGCCTCTTCTCTCCCCTGTGCTGAGCCTTGATACCCAGGACAATTCCCTCACCAAACAAATGACCGGACAGGTGCGCGCCGAAAACACGCGCAGCCTGCTGATCGCCATCCTGAGGCTGTTCATCGGCGATGCGCCCAAACTGTTGGTATTGGAAGACACACACTGGTTCGATTCATCCTCACTTGCATTGGCGGTGGAGGCGACCCGCAGTCTCACAAACATCATGGTCGCGATCACGACGCGCCGCATGAGGGAGGATACCTCCGAGTATCTCGGGATCATCCTCGATCAAGATCAGACGCGTCACATTCTGCTTGACCAGATGAATCAGGCGGATATCGAGGCGTTGATCTGCCAGCGGTTGAACGTGAAACGTCTGCCGGAACAAGTGATGCAACTGATCCTGAGCAAGGCGGAGGGGCATCCCTTCTTCAGCGAGGAACTGGCTTCGACCCTGCATGAGAGCGGGGTCATCCGCGTGGAGAATGGAGAGTGCTGGGTCGCGCCCGAATCTGACCTGCGCGCCTTGAACTTCCCCGATACGGTGCAGGGGGTGGTGAGAAGCCGCATCGACCGCCTCCCGCCGTCACATCAACTTGCGCTCAAAGCCGCCAGCGTGGTGGGGCGCATCTTTGCCCTGCGCGCCGTGCACGAGATCTATCCGCTCGCTTCGGACAAGCCGCGGATCGGTACTTACTTTGAATATCTGCGGAAATTGGATTTCACGCCGCTCAACAGCGAGATCCCCGACCTGACCTATCTCTTCAAGCATGTCATCACGCAGGAAGTGGCATACAACCTGATGACCTTTTCCCAGCGTCAGGCATTCCACCAAGCGGTGGCGAACTGGTACGAACAGGCATTCGCGGATGATCTCTCGCCATATTACGGCGTACTTGCCTATCATTGGCTCAATGCGAAAAACCAGCACAAAGCGGTGGAGTATCTTGAAAAAGCAGGCGAACAAGCCATGCGCAACTTCGCGAACCGCGAAGCCATTGAATTCTTCGAGGAGGCGCTGCGCCTGACAAAAAGCGGCGAGGTGCAGGTGACAGCATTGCAGCGTGCGCACTGGGAACGTCAACTGGCGGAGGCGCATTACGGATTGGGCGAACTCCCTCACAGCCTTGCGCATCTCAAACGGGCGTTGAACATTCTTGGCTGGAAAACATCCGACAAAGGCTTTGGGATGATCGCCAGCCTGCTGGGAGAGGCAATCAAGCAGGTGCGCTTCCGCATAAACCCCAAACCCATCGAAGATGCGCCGCTACCCAGCTATCTCGACAACACCGAAACAGCAAGACTGCTGGAAGGCGCCATGGCATTCGTGCGCATCGGGCAGATCTATTTCCAAATGAACCAGCCTGTCATGCTGATCTCCAGTGTTCTCTCCGGGCTTAATCTCGCGGAACGGTCGGGATTGAAGTCTCCAAGCCTCGTCCGCAGTTATGCCAGCATGTGCGTTGTATCAGGCGTCCTGCCGAAGCATGATTGGGCAACCGCCTATCGCGACCGCTCCCACGTCATGGGACGCGATGTCAACGATCTGCCCGCCCTCTCGTACGCGCTGGCTGGCTGTGCCATCTACGAACTCGGCGCGGCGCTGTGGGACGACGGCATAAAAAGCATCAGGGAAGCCATCGAGATCGACGCCCGCATCGGTGACATGCGCCATTATGACGAGAGCAAGTCGATCCTTTCGATCATGCTCTTTCATCAGGGCGAGTTCGATTACGGGCTGGAAACTATCCCGGAAGTATTGGAACGCGCGACCCGACGCAAAGATGTCATTCCGCAGGTTTGGTCGCACACCCTGCGCGCCGAGATTATTTTGAGACAGTCCAAAGCGGGCACGCTTGCTGAAGCCATTGAAGGATACGAAACATCCCTAAAATTGTTGGAACAGAATATCGACCTCGCCAGCGACATCCGCGCCTCCGGTGCGCTTGCGCTGGCATACTGGCGGAATAACGATCCGCTTCGCGCTCTGGATCTGGCAACTGCCACCGCCAAAAAGACCTCCGGCAACCCGACGGCTCCCTACGCCATCGAAGGTTACGCAGGTGTGGCGGAGGTCTTCCTTAGCGCATGGGAACTGGGAGACGCGAAGCAACGCGCGTCCGCGCAAAAAGCCTGCAAGGCAATGGGGAAATTTGCGGGAGTTTTTCCGCTCGGAACGCCGCGCTTGACGTTGTATCAAGGCTGGTTCCACTGGCTGGATGGAAACCCCGAAAAGGCGCGCCGTGAATGGGAAGCGTCTCTGGCGGAGGCTGAACGAGCGAACATGCCTTACGAACAGGCACGCGCGTTGATGTATCTCGGTCAGTATATTTTGAGCGGAGATGAAAAAATTACAGCGTTGACCCGCTCGCTGGAACTGTTCAACAGGCTCGAGGTCCAGTATGAGGCGGAGCGGGTAAAGTCCCTACTGGGGTGA
- the pheS gene encoding phenylalanine--tRNA ligase subunit alpha, with protein sequence MDNGPRTMDNGQSAIVNGQKLEACMQEKLNEIEKAALDALAGVVDPAALEAWRVTHLGRSSGLMMVFSGLGKLSKEERPVVGQAANRVKVALESALEERSKDVKQAALEKSLAGEKLDVTLPGRGRHIGRLHPSTQQLRRVLAILAEMGFQVYTSREVETDEINFQFLNFPLHHPAREMQDTFFVEAEGRGDNPILMRTHTSPGQIRAMREFAATDPQNPPPIRIALPGMCFRYEQITARSEIQFNQVEGLAVGKNITFADLKGTLTDFVRRMFGEHARLRFRASYFPFTEPSAEVDVECFVCGGAGCAVCKNSGWLEILGCGMVHPNVLMAGGYDPKVYTGYAWGMGPERQLMLRNKVHDIRYFWGNDVRFLEQF encoded by the coding sequence TTGGACAATGGACCGCGGACGATGGACAACGGTCAATCGGCTATCGTCAACGGTCAGAAATTGGAGGCATGTATGCAGGAGAAATTGAACGAAATCGAAAAAGCCGCATTGGATGCGCTTGCCGGTGTGGTTGATCCCGCCGCTCTTGAAGCGTGGCGGGTGACGCATCTCGGACGCAGCTCTGGATTGATGATGGTCTTTTCGGGGTTGGGAAAACTCTCGAAAGAGGAACGACCCGTTGTCGGTCAGGCGGCGAATCGCGTCAAAGTGGCGCTGGAGTCCGCGCTGGAGGAGAGATCCAAAGATGTCAAACAAGCCGCTTTGGAAAAATCCCTTGCCGGAGAAAAACTGGATGTGACCCTGCCCGGACGCGGCAGGCATATCGGACGGCTGCATCCTTCCACGCAACAGTTGAGGCGCGTGCTGGCGATCCTTGCGGAAATGGGGTTTCAGGTGTACACCTCGCGCGAGGTGGAAACGGATGAGATAAATTTCCAGTTTCTCAACTTCCCGCTGCATCACCCCGCACGTGAGATGCAGGATACGTTTTTCGTGGAGGCGGAGGGACGCGGCGATAACCCGATCCTGATGCGGACGCACACGTCGCCGGGGCAGATCCGCGCAATGCGCGAGTTTGCCGCGACGGACCCGCAGAATCCGCCGCCGATCCGCATCGCCCTACCCGGAATGTGTTTCCGTTATGAGCAGATCACGGCTCGCTCGGAGATTCAATTCAACCAGGTGGAAGGTCTCGCGGTTGGAAAGAACATCACCTTCGCGGACTTGAAAGGCACGCTGACCGACTTTGTCCGTCGTATGTTCGGCGAGCATGCAAGGTTGCGTTTCCGCGCTTCGTACTTTCCGTTCACCGAGCCAAGCGCCGAAGTGGACGTGGAATGTTTCGTCTGCGGCGGCGCGGGATGCGCGGTCTGCAAGAATTCGGGCTGGCTGGAGATCCTCGGCTGTGGCATGGTGCATCCCAATGTGTTGATGGCTGGCGGCTACGACCCGAAGGTCTACACGGGCTATGCCTGGGGCATGGGACCCGAACGCCAGTTGATGCTGAGGAACAAGGTCCACGACATCCGTTACTTCTGGGGTAACGATGTGCGGTTTTTGGAACAGTTTTAG
- a CDS encoding HD domain-containing protein, with amino-acid sequence MNQNDIIQRTAEYIKQEFSDDSSGHDWWHIYRVWKTSIAICEQEKADAFIVQLAALLHDLDDWKFNDSDDETPLRAKAWLESCGVDLITTQAICDIIMNISYKGAGVVNKMDSLEGFIVQDADRLDAIGAIGIGRAFAYGGYKNRPLYDPDSPPTMHASFEEYKNSKSATINHFYEKLLLLKDRMNTPAGKRLAEQRHDVMVKFLDQFMKEWDGLDG; translated from the coding sequence ATGAACCAAAACGACATCATCCAAAGAACGGCGGAATACATCAAACAGGAATTTTCCGACGATTCATCGGGGCACGACTGGTGGCATATCTACCGTGTGTGGAAGACCTCCATTGCCATTTGTGAGCAGGAAAAAGCGGATGCCTTCATTGTGCAACTTGCCGCCCTGCTCCATGACCTCGATGATTGGAAATTCAACGACTCCGACGACGAGACCCCGCTTCGCGCCAAAGCCTGGCTTGAATCATGCGGTGTGGACTTGATCACCACCCAAGCCATATGCGACATCATCATGAACATTTCCTACAAAGGCGCAGGTGTTGTGAACAAAATGGACTCGCTCGAAGGCTTTATCGTTCAGGATGCTGACCGTCTCGATGCCATCGGCGCCATTGGCATTGGGCGCGCCTTTGCCTATGGCGGCTACAAGAACCGCCCGCTTTATGATCCCGACTCTCCACCCACCATGCATGCCAGTTTTGAAGAATATAAAAACAGCAAAAGCGCCACCATCAACCACTTCTACGAAAAACTGCTTTTACTCAAAGACAGAATGAACACCCCCGCCGGCAAACGCCTTGCCGAACAGCGGCATGATGTGATGGTGAAATTCCTCGATCAATTCATGAAAGAATGGGACGGATTGGACGGGTAG